A single Nitrospirota bacterium DNA region contains:
- a CDS encoding c-type cytochrome: MYTRFCLTLVLLSALVLLTFTAFAIYEVLMPEWKDYQTEYRDLLIKKAKDEAAKRRAKALDVKVQQIYLDSLKRVDRCTSCHTGVDNPLMADAKVPFKQHSGDYLKSHPQERFGCTVCHYGQGRATNKREAHGVIPVTQWDYPIAYRLKTPSPMVEYPGAGREIHWDFPIIPLKYIQSSCTQCHDLRFMKSRMMDKIVRGEQLFREKGCRGCHKLNGVGGDIGKALDVVGSQPYAYFPMRYVKGEKTVYAWHKEHLLGPSELVPESEMKAKTTEEESELLTTYVLSLRSEEMPRSYRRIRYTPPERPRDGEGLYKMFCIACHATGKESIYDEVFNRTVPSIMNPPFLKIADDKELKAIIKEGRKGTQMTSWKAEAAGLSDTEIDRIIRYITKKRPKDRARPFEFSKFKGDMKRGEELYNLRCALCHSPKGEGGLGLNLRNPAVQKLVGPEFLAITVRDGRAGTPMPPFGKKGVGLSDQDIVDVVSYVKTLSKKK, translated from the coding sequence ATGTACACGAGATTCTGCCTGACACTGGTATTACTATCAGCCCTTGTTTTACTTACCTTTACAGCCTTTGCTATCTATGAAGTGCTGATGCCTGAATGGAAAGATTATCAGACCGAATACAGAGATTTACTCATCAAAAAGGCAAAGGATGAGGCTGCAAAGAGAAGAGCAAAGGCACTGGATGTCAAGGTTCAACAGATTTACCTCGATAGCCTGAAAAGGGTTGACCGCTGCACGAGCTGCCACACAGGTGTTGATAACCCCTTGATGGCGGATGCAAAGGTTCCCTTCAAACAACATAGCGGTGACTATTTAAAGAGCCATCCTCAGGAGAGATTCGGCTGCACTGTCTGTCACTATGGGCAGGGTCGTGCCACAAACAAGAGAGAGGCACACGGCGTGATACCTGTGACCCAGTGGGATTACCCTATTGCATACCGTCTAAAGACACCCTCACCTATGGTGGAGTACCCTGGTGCTGGTCGCGAGATCCACTGGGATTTTCCTATTATACCCTTAAAGTATATCCAGAGCTCCTGTACCCAATGTCACGACCTCAGGTTTATGAAAAGTAGAATGATGGATAAGATTGTGAGGGGTGAGCAGCTCTTCAGGGAGAAGGGATGCAGGGGCTGCCATAAACTTAATGGTGTTGGTGGAGACATCGGTAAAGCCCTCGATGTCGTTGGCTCCCAGCCCTATGCCTATTTCCCCATGAGGTATGTTAAAGGTGAGAAGACGGTCTATGCCTGGCACAAAGAGCATCTTCTTGGTCCGAGTGAGCTTGTGCCTGAAAGTGAGATGAAGGCCAAGACTACAGAGGAAGAGTCAGAACTTCTTACCACCTATGTGTTATCGCTGCGATCAGAAGAGATGCCAAGGAGCTATAGACGGATAAGATATACGCCCCCAGAAAGACCCCGTGACGGCGAGGGATTGTATAAGATGTTCTGCATCGCCTGTCATGCCACAGGTAAGGAGAGCATCTATGACGAGGTCTTTAATCGGACTGTGCCGTCGATAATGAATCCTCCCTTCTTAAAGATCGCCGATGATAAGGAGTTAAAGGCGATAATTAAAGAGGGAAGGAAGGGGACACAGATGACCTCATGGAAGGCAGAGGCTGCAGGGCTTTCTGATACTGAGATTGATAGGATTATTAGGTATATCACGAAAAAGAGACCAAAAGACAGAGCCAGGCCCTTTGAATTTTCGAAATTTAAGGGCGATATGAAAAGGGGCGAGGAGTTATACAATCTCCGTTGTGCCCTCTGCCATAGCCCCAAAGGCGAAGGGGGTTTAGGACTCAATCTCAGAAATCCAGCCGTGCAGAAACTCGTTGGTCCAGAATTTCTTGCAATAACAGTTCGTGATGGGAGGGCAGGCACTCCAATGCCACCTTTTGGCAAAAAAGGTGTTGGGCTTTCAGACCAGGATATAGTTGATGTGGTCTCCTATGTGAAGACGCTTTCAAAGAAGAAATAA
- a CDS encoding c-type cytochrome — MKRAVKTFKKSHLLPVLSIILLISQQIGIAYETETKKPDLGKNIYEERCMICHGAKGNGKGLAGVMKRAEKNGRIINVEPRDFTIGVFRFRSTPTGYLPTDEDLMFLIDKGITRSFMPPHKDQLTMEEKKAVIGYIKTFSTRWKEEEQGESIPVKKPRWVGSSKSVERGKKVYKEMKCWECHGEHGKGDGPKSDKIEDDWGKPIVPFNFTVGALKRGASAEDIYITYTTGLDGTGMPSYEDSLGEGDRWHLASYTLKLMGKIK, encoded by the coding sequence ATGAAAAGAGCTGTTAAGACATTTAAGAAATCTCACCTACTGCCTGTACTGTCAATTATCCTCTTGATATCTCAACAGATAGGGATTGCTTACGAGACAGAGACCAAAAAGCCTGATCTGGGCAAGAATATCTATGAAGAGCGCTGTATGATATGCCATGGAGCTAAAGGAAATGGCAAGGGTCTGGCGGGCGTCATGAAGAGAGCAGAAAAGAACGGCCGTATAATAAATGTGGAGCCAAGAGACTTCACCATCGGCGTTTTCAGGTTCCGCTCTACACCAACAGGATATCTGCCTACCGATGAAGACTTAATGTTTTTGATTGATAAGGGCATCACAAGGTCATTCATGCCCCCTCATAAAGACCAACTTACAATGGAGGAGAAAAAGGCTGTTATTGGGTATATAAAGACCTTTTCAACAAGATGGAAGGAGGAAGAGCAGGGTGAATCCATACCTGTAAAAAAACCAAGATGGGTTGGCAGCAGTAAATCTGTTGAAAGGGGCAAAAAGGTATACAAAGAGATGAAGTGCTGGGAATGCCATGGAGAGCATGGCAAGGGTGACGGTCCAAAATCAGACAAGATTGAAGACGACTGGGGAAAGCCCATAGTGCCCTTTAATTTTACAGTCGGTGCACTCAAAAGAGGGGCTTCAGCAGAAGATATTTATATAACCTATACCACTGGCCTTGATGGGACAGGGATGCCTTCCTATGAAGACTCATTGGGTGAGGGAGACAGATGGCACCTTGCCTCATATACGCTTAAATTGATGGGGAAGATTAAGTGA